In Pseudomonas sp. DNDY-54, a genomic segment contains:
- the guaD gene encoding guanine deaminase, with amino-acid sequence MSQAKAYRAALLHCLADPREVGIEQSNEYFEDGLLVVEDGKIAQIGNAADLLPTLKADTEVVEYPDALITPGFIDTHIHYPQVGVIGSYGAQLLDWLETYTFPNEGRFSDMAHAREQADLFLGELLRNGTTTALVFGTVHKQSVDAFFEAAEKLNLRMIAGKVLMDRNAPDFLTDTAESGYIDSKELIERWHGKGRLHYAVTPRFAPTSTPAQLTLAGKLFAEFPDLYMHTHISENKQEVEWVKELFPERKGYLDVYDHYGLIGARSVFAHGVHLCDDECKRLGETGSAVAFCPTSNLFLGSGLFDLAKVEGYGVRVGLGTDVGGGTSFSQLQSLNEAYKVLQLQGQKLDAFKALYLATLGGARALYLDDKIGNLKPGKDADFVVLDYKATPLINYRLSQATTLQEKLFALMILGDDRAVKETYAAGVSVHRKA; translated from the coding sequence ATGTCCCAAGCTAAAGCCTACCGTGCCGCCCTGCTCCACTGCCTTGCCGACCCTCGTGAGGTGGGCATTGAGCAATCTAACGAATATTTCGAAGACGGGCTGCTGGTTGTCGAGGACGGCAAGATCGCCCAGATCGGCAATGCTGCTGACCTGCTTCCAACCCTGAAAGCCGACACCGAAGTGGTCGAGTACCCTGACGCGCTAATCACCCCAGGCTTCATCGATACCCACATCCATTACCCGCAGGTCGGCGTGATCGGCTCCTACGGCGCGCAACTGCTGGACTGGCTGGAAACCTACACCTTTCCCAACGAAGGACGCTTCAGTGACATGGCCCACGCTCGCGAGCAGGCCGATCTGTTCCTCGGCGAGTTACTGCGCAACGGCACCACCACGGCGCTGGTGTTCGGCACGGTGCACAAGCAATCGGTGGATGCCTTCTTCGAAGCGGCGGAAAAGCTCAACCTGCGGATGATCGCCGGTAAGGTTTTGATGGACCGCAACGCGCCGGACTTCCTCACCGACACGGCCGAGTCCGGCTACATCGACAGCAAGGAACTGATCGAGCGCTGGCACGGCAAGGGTCGCCTGCACTACGCCGTCACTCCGCGCTTCGCGCCGACCAGCACGCCGGCGCAACTGACCCTCGCCGGCAAGCTGTTCGCTGAATTTCCGGACCTGTACATGCACACCCATATCTCCGAGAACAAGCAGGAGGTCGAGTGGGTCAAGGAGTTGTTCCCGGAGCGTAAGGGCTATCTGGACGTCTACGACCACTACGGCCTGATCGGCGCACGCTCGGTATTTGCCCACGGGGTCCACCTGTGCGATGACGAGTGCAAGCGCCTCGGCGAGACGGGTTCGGCAGTCGCCTTTTGCCCCACCTCCAACCTGTTTCTCGGCAGTGGTTTGTTCGACCTGGCCAAGGTGGAAGGCTACGGCGTACGGGTGGGCCTGGGCACGGATGTCGGCGGCGGCACCAGCTTCTCGCAACTGCAAAGCCTCAACGAGGCCTACAAGGTGCTGCAGTTGCAGGGGCAGAAGCTCGACGCGTTCAAGGCGCTGTACCTGGCGACCCTGGGCGGTGCGCGGGCGCTGTATCTCGACGACAAGATCGGCAACCTGAAGCCAGGCAAGGACGCCGACTTCGTCGTGCTCGACTACAAGGCAACGCCCCTGATCAACTATCGCCTGAGCCAGGCCACGACGCTGCAGGAAAAGCTCTTCGCCCTGATGATTCTGGGTGATGACCGGGCGGTAAAAGAAACCTACGCCGCCGGCGTCTCGGTGCACCGCAAAGCCTAA
- the xdhC gene encoding xanthine dehydrogenase accessory protein XdhC — protein sequence MSNTAWIDALADLQQQGEPCVLVTIIEERGSTPRNAGSKMVVSRERLYDTIGGGHLEYKAQEIAREMLENRCRNTRLERFSLGASLGQCCGGATVLLFEPMGQPQAHIAVFGAGHVGRALVPLLASLPCKVRWIDSRENEFPAQIPAGVEKVVNDDVVDEVENMPAGSYFIVMTHNHQLDLELTAAILKRNDFTYYGLIGSKSKRAKFEHRLRDRGFQPETVQRMRCPMGIADVKGKLPIEIAVSIAGEVIATYNANFGEKTVDGEKPVPMLVPASRRSQAG from the coding sequence ATGAGCAACACGGCCTGGATCGACGCACTCGCGGACCTACAGCAACAGGGCGAACCCTGCGTGCTGGTGACCATCATCGAGGAGCGTGGCTCAACGCCACGCAACGCCGGCTCGAAGATGGTCGTCAGCCGTGAGCGGCTGTACGACACCATCGGCGGCGGCCACCTGGAATACAAGGCGCAAGAGATTGCCCGCGAGATGCTGGAAAACCGCTGCCGCAATACCCGTCTGGAGCGCTTTTCCCTTGGCGCGAGCCTGGGCCAATGCTGCGGAGGCGCCACCGTGCTCTTGTTCGAACCCATGGGCCAGCCGCAGGCGCATATCGCCGTGTTCGGTGCCGGGCATGTCGGGCGCGCGCTGGTGCCGCTGCTGGCCAGCCTGCCGTGCAAGGTGCGCTGGATCGATTCGCGTGAAAACGAATTTCCGGCCCAGATTCCTGCCGGGGTGGAAAAGGTCGTCAATGACGACGTGGTAGACGAGGTGGAAAACATGCCTGCCGGCAGTTACTTCATCGTCATGACCCACAATCACCAGCTCGACCTCGAACTGACCGCGGCCATCCTCAAACGCAACGATTTTACCTATTACGGGCTGATCGGTTCGAAGAGCAAACGCGCCAAATTCGAACACCGCTTGCGCGACCGCGGCTTCCAACCGGAAACGGTGCAACGCATGCGCTGCCCGATGGGTATTGCCGACGTGAAGGGCAAATTGCCGATCGAGATTGCCGTGTCCATTGCCGGGGAAGTGATCGCCACCTACAACGCCAACTTCGGTGAAAAGACCGTCGACGGTGAAAAGCCGGTGCCCATGCTTGTACCAGCATCGCGCCGCTCGCAGGCGGGTTGA
- the xdhB gene encoding xanthine dehydrogenase molybdopterin binding subunit, with amino-acid sequence MHKPTKTQEELAAMFTQDLVTGVGRSVKHDSAPKHVTGEAVYVDDRLEFPNQLHVYARMSDRAHARIASIDTSPCYDVPGVAIAITAKDVPGQLDIGAVMPGDPLLADGKVEYVGQPAIAVAADSLETARKAAMAAIIEYEDLEPVIDVVDALRKKHFVLDSHTHKRGDSATALASAPRRLQGSLHIGGQEHFYLETQVSSVMPSEDGGMIVYTSTQNPTEVQKLVAEVLGVSMNKIVIDMRRMGGGFGGKETQAAGPACMCAVIAHLTGRPTKMRLPRMEDMTMTGKRHPFYVEYDVGFDDDGLLHGIEIDLAGNCGYSPDLSGSIVDRAMFHSDNAYYLGDATINGHRCKTNLASNTAYRGFGGPQGMVAIEEIMDAVARQLGKDPLEVRKRNYYGKTERNVTPYYQTVEHNMLDEMTAELEASSEYARRREEIRVFNAKSPILKKGLALTPVKFGISFTASFLNQGGALVHVYTDGSIHLNHGGTEMGQGLNTKVAQVVAEVFQVDIGRIQITATNTDKVPNTSPTAASSGTDLNGKAAQNAAQTIKQRLIEFAARHYQVTEEDVEFRNGQVRIRDEYVSFDELIQQAYFGQVSLSSTGFYRTPKIYYDRSLARGRPFYYFAYGAACSEVIVDTLTGEYKMLRSDILHDVGASLNPAIDIGQVEGGFVQGMGWLTMEELVWNDKGKLMTSGPASYKVPAVADMPLDLRVKLVENRKNPEDTVFHSKAVGEPPFMLGISVWCAIKDAVASLADYKAQPKIDAPATPERVLWGVEQMRTLKRTTNAVATAETTPA; translated from the coding sequence ATGCATAAGCCAACCAAAACTCAGGAAGAACTTGCCGCCATGTTCACTCAGGATCTGGTCACTGGCGTCGGTCGCAGCGTCAAGCACGACAGCGCGCCCAAGCATGTCACCGGCGAAGCGGTATACGTCGATGACCGGCTGGAATTCCCCAACCAGCTGCACGTGTATGCGCGTATGAGCGATCGTGCGCATGCTCGCATCGCCAGTATCGATACCAGCCCCTGCTATGACGTGCCAGGTGTCGCCATCGCCATTACCGCCAAGGACGTTCCTGGCCAGTTGGACATTGGCGCCGTTATGCCCGGTGATCCGCTGCTGGCCGACGGCAAGGTCGAATACGTCGGTCAGCCGGCGATTGCCGTCGCCGCCGACAGCCTGGAAACCGCGCGCAAGGCGGCCATGGCCGCGATCATCGAATACGAAGACCTGGAGCCGGTGATCGACGTGGTCGATGCGCTGCGCAAGAAGCATTTCGTGCTCGACAGCCACACCCACAAGCGCGGCGACTCGGCCACTGCCCTGGCCAGCGCACCGCGTCGGCTGCAGGGTTCGCTGCACATCGGCGGGCAGGAGCACTTCTACCTGGAAACGCAGGTGTCCTCGGTCATGCCCAGCGAAGACGGCGGCATGATCGTCTACACCTCGACGCAGAACCCCACCGAGGTACAGAAGCTGGTTGCAGAAGTGCTCGGCGTCTCGATGAACAAGATCGTCATCGACATGCGTCGCATGGGCGGTGGCTTCGGCGGCAAGGAAACCCAGGCTGCAGGACCGGCGTGCATGTGCGCGGTGATCGCACACCTCACCGGCCGCCCGACCAAGATGCGTCTGCCTCGCATGGAAGACATGACCATGACTGGCAAGCGTCATCCGTTCTACGTCGAGTACGACGTTGGCTTCGATGACGATGGCCTGTTGCACGGCATCGAGATCGACCTGGCCGGTAACTGCGGTTACTCACCGGACCTGTCCGGTTCCATTGTCGACCGCGCCATGTTCCACTCCGACAACGCCTATTACCTGGGCGACGCGACCATCAATGGCCATCGCTGCAAGACCAACCTCGCCTCCAATACCGCTTACCGCGGCTTTGGTGGCCCGCAAGGCATGGTCGCCATTGAGGAGATCATGGACGCGGTGGCACGCCAGCTCGGCAAAGACCCGCTGGAGGTGCGCAAGCGCAACTACTACGGCAAGACCGAGCGCAACGTTACGCCCTACTACCAGACCGTCGAGCACAACATGCTCGATGAGATGACAGCCGAGCTTGAAGCCAGCAGCGAGTACGCCCGCCGTCGCGAAGAGATCCGCGTATTCAACGCCAAGAGCCCGATCCTGAAAAAAGGCCTGGCGCTGACGCCGGTGAAGTTCGGCATCAGCTTTACCGCCAGCTTTCTCAACCAGGGCGGCGCGCTGGTACACGTCTATACCGACGGCAGCATCCACCTGAACCACGGCGGCACCGAGATGGGCCAGGGCCTGAACACCAAGGTGGCCCAGGTGGTGGCTGAGGTGTTCCAGGTCGACATTGGCCGCATCCAGATCACCGCCACCAATACCGACAAGGTGCCGAACACCTCACCGACCGCCGCTTCCAGTGGCACCGACCTCAACGGCAAGGCGGCCCAGAACGCGGCGCAGACCATCAAGCAGCGCCTGATCGAATTCGCCGCCCGGCACTACCAAGTGACCGAAGAAGATGTGGAGTTCAGGAATGGCCAGGTACGCATTCGCGACGAGTACGTGTCCTTTGACGAGCTGATTCAGCAGGCCTATTTCGGTCAGGTGTCGTTGTCGTCCACAGGCTTCTATCGCACGCCGAAAATCTACTACGACCGCAGCCTGGCGCGCGGTCGACCGTTCTACTACTTCGCCTATGGTGCGGCCTGTTCGGAAGTGATCGTCGACACCCTGACCGGCGAGTACAAGATGCTGCGCAGCGACATCCTGCATGACGTCGGCGCCTCGCTGAATCCGGCCATCGACATCGGCCAGGTCGAAGGTGGCTTCGTCCAGGGCATGGGCTGGCTGACCATGGAAGAGCTGGTCTGGAACGACAAGGGCAAGCTGATGACCAGCGGCCCGGCGAGCTACAAAGTACCGGCGGTGGCGGACATGCCGCTGGATCTGCGGGTCAAGCTGGTGGAGAACCGCAAGAACCCCGAGGACACGGTGTTCCATTCCAAAGCCGTCGGCGAGCCTCCGTTCATGCTCGGGATTTCGGTCTGGTGCGCGATCAAGGATGCCGTGGCGAGCCTGGCTGACTACAAGGCCCAACCGAAGATCGACGCGCCAGCGACGCCCGAGCGGGTGCTCTGGGGTGTGGAGCAGATGCGCACGTTGAAGCGGACTACTAATGCAGTCGCAACAGCGGAAACCACGCCGGCCTAA
- the xdhA gene encoding xanthine dehydrogenase small subunit has translation MIQFLLNRELRREQTLDPNTTVLEYLREYRGKPGTKEGCASGDCGACTVVVGELDGEKLRYRTLNSCLTFVSALHGKQLITVEDLKHQGQLHSVQQAMVDCHGSQCGFCTPGFVMSLFALQKSADGYDKADTHEALAGNLCRCTGYRPILEAAEQACCGKQPDQFDAREAETIAQLKAIEPRETAELNSGDKRCLSPLTVGDLAEIYSANPDARLLAGGTDLALEVTQFHRELPAMIYVGHIAEMKKVEITDTSIEIGAATALTDCYEALATEYPDFGELLHRFASLQIRNQGTLGGNIGNASPIGDSPPLLIALGAQVVLRKGGNSRTLLLQDYFIDYKVTAREQGEFIEKIIVPRAQTNRVFRAYKVSKRLDDDISAVCAAFDLKLENGIIEDARLAFGGMAAIPKRAAACERALIGAPFNADTIEKACEALEKDFTPLTDFRASREYRLLVAQNLLRKCFHEQQAPTYETRVTSYA, from the coding sequence TTGATCCAGTTTCTTCTCAATCGAGAACTGCGCCGTGAGCAGACACTCGATCCGAATACCACCGTGCTGGAATACCTGCGCGAATATCGCGGCAAGCCTGGCACCAAAGAAGGATGCGCCTCTGGCGATTGCGGCGCCTGCACCGTCGTAGTCGGAGAGCTGGACGGAGAAAAGCTGCGCTACCGCACGCTCAATTCCTGTCTGACCTTCGTCTCCGCGCTGCACGGCAAGCAGCTCATCACCGTCGAAGACCTCAAGCATCAAGGCCAACTACACAGCGTTCAGCAGGCGATGGTCGATTGCCACGGCTCGCAGTGCGGTTTCTGCACGCCCGGATTTGTCATGAGCCTGTTCGCCCTGCAGAAGTCGGCAGACGGTTACGACAAGGCTGACACCCATGAAGCCCTGGCCGGCAACCTCTGCCGTTGCACCGGTTACCGCCCAATTCTTGAAGCCGCCGAACAGGCCTGCTGCGGTAAGCAGCCAGACCAGTTCGATGCCCGTGAAGCCGAGACCATCGCCCAACTGAAAGCCATCGAGCCGCGTGAAACTGCTGAATTGAACAGCGGGGACAAGCGTTGCCTGTCCCCATTGACGGTGGGCGACCTCGCCGAGATCTACAGCGCCAACCCCGACGCACGCCTGCTCGCCGGCGGCACCGACCTCGCGTTGGAAGTCACCCAATTTCACCGCGAACTGCCGGCGATGATCTACGTCGGGCATATCGCCGAAATGAAAAAAGTGGAGATCACCGATACCAGCATCGAGATCGGCGCCGCCACTGCGCTAACCGATTGCTACGAAGCACTGGCCACCGAATATCCGGACTTCGGCGAACTGCTGCATCGCTTCGCCTCGCTGCAGATCCGCAACCAGGGCACCCTGGGCGGCAACATCGGCAACGCCTCGCCCATCGGCGACTCGCCACCGCTGCTGATCGCCTTGGGTGCTCAAGTGGTGCTGCGCAAGGGTGGCAACAGCCGCACTCTGCTGCTGCAGGACTACTTCATCGACTACAAGGTCACCGCCCGTGAACAGGGCGAGTTCATCGAAAAAATCATCGTGCCGCGTGCCCAGACCAATCGGGTGTTCCGCGCCTACAAGGTCTCCAAACGCCTGGACGACGACATCTCCGCCGTCTGCGCCGCGTTCGATCTAAAGCTCGAGAACGGAATCATCGAAGATGCCCGCCTCGCCTTCGGCGGTATGGCCGCCATCCCGAAACGCGCGGCTGCTTGTGAACGAGCACTGATCGGCGCGCCGTTCAACGCCGACACCATCGAAAAGGCCTGCGAGGCGCTGGAAAAAGACTTCACGCCGCTGACCGACTTCCGTGCCAGCCGCGAGTACCGCCTGCTGGTCGCACAGAACCTGCTGCGCAAATGCTTCCACGAGCAACAAGCGCCGACCTATGAAACGAGGGTCACTTCCTATGCATAA
- a CDS encoding 8-oxoguanine deaminase — protein sequence MTASRIWIKNPLVVFTANDQQAPGGLVIEDGVIVELLDAGQSPSAPVDSTFDAREHVVLPGLINTHHHFYQTLTRAWAPVVNQPLFPWLKTLYPVWARLTPDRLALASKVALAELLLSGCTTAADHHYLFPDGLENAIDIQIDAVRELGMRAMLTRGSMSLGEADGGLPPQHTVQTAEAILEDSERLISRYHERGTGAQIQIALAPCSPFSVTPEIMRASAALADYHDVRLHTHLAETLDEEEFCKQRFGLRTVDYLDSVGWLSERTWLAHGIHFNDDEIQRLGEAGTGICHCPSSNMRLASGICPTLALEAAGAPIGLGVDGSASNDASNMILETRQALYIQRLRYGAEQITPERVLGWATRGSARLLGRDDVGELAVGKQADLALFKLDELRFSGSHDPISALLLCGADRADRVMVGGQWRVIDGQIEGLDVRGLIANHSQAARDLIAG from the coding sequence ATGACTGCCAGCCGTATCTGGATCAAAAATCCTCTCGTCGTGTTTACTGCCAACGACCAGCAAGCCCCTGGTGGCCTGGTCATCGAGGATGGCGTTATCGTCGAGCTGCTCGATGCCGGGCAATCGCCGTCAGCACCTGTCGACAGCACCTTCGATGCGCGTGAGCATGTCGTGCTACCGGGACTGATCAACACCCATCATCACTTTTACCAGACGCTGACCCGCGCCTGGGCGCCTGTGGTGAACCAGCCGCTCTTCCCCTGGCTGAAGACGCTCTACCCGGTCTGGGCCCGCCTGACACCGGACCGCCTGGCACTGGCCAGCAAAGTGGCATTGGCGGAGCTACTGCTCTCCGGTTGCACGACCGCCGCTGACCATCACTACCTGTTCCCCGACGGCCTGGAAAACGCTATCGACATACAGATCGACGCGGTTCGCGAACTGGGCATGCGCGCCATGCTGACGCGTGGCTCCATGAGCCTCGGAGAAGCCGACGGTGGCCTGCCCCCGCAACACACGGTACAGACCGCGGAAGCGATTCTGGAGGACAGCGAGCGGCTGATCAGTCGCTATCACGAGCGCGGCACCGGCGCTCAAATCCAGATCGCACTGGCGCCCTGCTCGCCGTTTTCAGTCACGCCAGAAATCATGCGAGCCAGCGCCGCGCTCGCCGACTATCACGACGTGCGCCTGCACACGCACCTGGCTGAGACGCTCGATGAAGAAGAGTTCTGCAAGCAGCGCTTCGGATTGCGCACCGTTGATTACCTCGATAGCGTCGGCTGGCTGTCCGAACGCACCTGGTTGGCGCACGGCATTCACTTCAACGATGACGAGATCCAGCGGTTGGGCGAAGCGGGTACCGGGATATGCCACTGTCCAAGTTCGAACATGCGATTGGCATCCGGCATCTGCCCTACCCTCGCGCTGGAGGCCGCCGGCGCGCCGATCGGGTTGGGCGTGGACGGTTCGGCCTCCAACGATGCATCTAACATGATCCTCGAAACCCGTCAGGCACTGTATATCCAGCGGCTGCGTTACGGGGCCGAGCAGATCACGCCGGAACGAGTGCTGGGTTGGGCCACACGCGGCTCCGCCCGTCTGCTAGGCCGCGATGACGTGGGTGAACTGGCGGTTGGCAAGCAGGCCGATCTCGCGTTGTTCAAGCTCGATGAGCTGCGCTTCTCCGGCAGCCATGACCCGATCTCCGCATTGCTGCTGTGCGGCGCGGACCGGGCCGATCGCGTCATGGTTGGCGGCCAGTGGCGAGTCATCGACGGTCAGATCGAAGGACTCGACGTCCGTGGGTTGATCGCCAATCACAGCCAGGCTGCTCGGGATCTCATAGCCGGCTGA
- a CDS encoding ABC transporter ATP-binding protein, with translation MLYFENVSTFYGKIQALHNVDVEVRKGEIVTLIGANGAGKSTLLMTLCGTPMASEGSIRFEGEELVGKQTCDIMRKDIAVVPEGRRIFARLTVEENLAMGGFFTNKADFQEQLDKVLLLFPRLKERFQQRGGTMSGGEQQMLAIARALMSKPKLLLLDEPSLGLAPIIIQQIFEIIEQLREDGVTIFLVEQNANQALKLADRGYVLENGHIVMQGSGEELLSNPKVRDAYLGG, from the coding sequence ATGCTGTATTTCGAAAACGTCTCGACCTTCTACGGCAAGATCCAGGCGCTGCACAACGTCGACGTCGAGGTCCGCAAGGGCGAGATCGTCACGCTGATCGGCGCCAACGGTGCGGGTAAATCGACGCTGCTGATGACCCTCTGCGGCACACCCATGGCCTCCGAGGGCAGCATCCGTTTCGAGGGCGAGGAACTGGTCGGCAAACAGACCTGCGACATCATGCGCAAGGACATTGCGGTGGTGCCTGAAGGGCGGCGCATCTTTGCCCGCCTGACCGTCGAGGAAAACCTGGCCATGGGTGGCTTTTTCACCAACAAGGCGGATTTTCAGGAGCAACTCGACAAGGTCTTGCTGCTGTTTCCCCGCTTGAAAGAGCGCTTCCAGCAGCGCGGCGGCACCATGTCCGGCGGCGAGCAGCAGATGCTCGCCATTGCCCGCGCCTTGATGAGCAAGCCCAAGCTGTTGTTGCTGGACGAGCCATCGCTGGGCCTGGCGCCGATCATCATCCAGCAGATCTTCGAGATCATCGAGCAGCTGCGCGAAGACGGGGTAACCATCTTCCTGGTCGAGCAGAACGCCAACCAGGCGCTGAAGCTCGCCGATCGCGGCTACGTGCTGGAGAACGGCCACATTGTGATGCAGGGAAGCGGTGAAGAGCTGTTGAGCAACCCCAAGGTGCGCGACGCCTACCTGGGCGGTTGA
- the livG gene encoding high-affinity branched-chain amino acid ABC transporter ATP-binding protein LivG has translation MSRPILEVRGLTMRFGGLLAVNGVGLSVQDKQVVSMIGPNGAGKTTVFNCLTGFYQPTSGEILLNGEPIHGLPGHKIARKGVVRTFQNVRLFKDMTAVENLLVAQHRHLNTGFLSGLLKTKAFRESEHEAMDFAAHWLEQVNLTDVANRPAGTLAYGQQRRLEIARCMMTRPRILMLDEPAAGLNPKETEDLKALIGMLRDSHGVTVLLIEHDMKLVMSISDHIVVINQGCPLADGTPEQIRDNPDVIKAYLGEA, from the coding sequence ATGAGCCGCCCGATTCTTGAAGTACGCGGCCTGACCATGCGCTTCGGCGGCCTGTTGGCCGTCAACGGAGTGGGCCTGAGCGTACAAGACAAACAGGTGGTTTCGATGATCGGCCCGAACGGTGCCGGCAAGACCACCGTATTCAACTGCCTGACCGGCTTCTATCAGCCAACGTCAGGCGAGATCCTGCTTAACGGTGAGCCGATCCATGGCCTGCCTGGGCACAAGATCGCGCGAAAGGGCGTGGTTCGCACCTTTCAGAATGTTCGCCTGTTCAAGGACATGACCGCTGTTGAGAACCTGCTGGTCGCCCAGCACCGCCACCTCAACACCGGTTTTCTGTCCGGACTGCTAAAGACCAAGGCCTTCCGCGAGAGTGAACATGAAGCGATGGACTTCGCCGCGCATTGGCTCGAGCAGGTCAACCTCACCGACGTCGCCAACCGGCCGGCCGGCACGCTCGCCTATGGTCAGCAGCGGCGCCTGGAGATTGCGCGCTGCATGATGACGCGCCCGCGCATTCTCATGCTCGACGAACCCGCGGCTGGCCTCAACCCGAAGGAAACAGAGGACCTCAAGGCACTCATCGGCATGCTGCGCGATTCCCACGGCGTCACGGTGCTGCTCATCGAGCACGACATGAAGCTGGTCATGAGCATTTCCGACCATATCGTTGTGATCAACCAGGGCTGCCCCTTGGCGGACGGCACGCCAGAGCAGATCCGGGACAACCCGGATGTGATCAAAGCCTATCTGGGAGAGGCGTAA
- a CDS encoding high-affinity branched-chain amino acid ABC transporter permease LivM, with the protein MTRNLRTAFFSALLVIAVAVPVFGLKLTTVGIRLEVHGSDAKTFWIIAACAVAMFFWQLFRHHAAAGWAASPNLPRVPAGAGNFLTLPSTQRYIIIGLILLALVWPFFGSRGAVDIATLILIYVMLGLGLNIVVGLAGLLDLGYVGFYAVGAYTYALLSHYYGIGFWVALPIAGAMAALFGFLLGFPVLRLRGDYLAIVTLGFGEIIRLLLRNMTDLTGGPNGISGIDKPTLFGLSFDRRAAEGMQTFHEFFGLEYQSINKVIFLYLIAVLLVLLTLFVINRLLRMPIGRAWEALREDEIACRALGMNPTVIKLSAFTLGATFAGFAGSFFAARQGLVSPESFTFIESAIILAIVVLGGMGSQLGVILAAIVMILLPELMREFSEYRMLMFGALMVLMMIWRPQGLLPMQRPHLELKR; encoded by the coding sequence ATGACCCGCAATCTTCGTACTGCCTTTTTCAGCGCTTTGCTGGTCATCGCCGTCGCGGTACCGGTTTTTGGCCTGAAGCTCACCACGGTTGGTATTCGTCTCGAAGTCCATGGCAGCGACGCGAAGACCTTCTGGATCATCGCCGCGTGTGCCGTTGCCATGTTCTTCTGGCAGCTGTTCCGTCACCACGCAGCGGCAGGCTGGGCCGCGAGTCCTAACCTGCCGAGAGTACCTGCCGGCGCAGGTAACTTCCTGACGCTGCCGTCAACCCAGCGCTACATCATCATTGGCCTGATTCTGCTCGCGCTGGTCTGGCCATTCTTCGGCTCTCGCGGCGCGGTGGATATCGCCACGCTGATCCTGATCTACGTAATGCTCGGCCTCGGCCTGAACATCGTCGTCGGTCTGGCCGGCCTGCTCGACCTTGGTTACGTCGGTTTCTATGCGGTTGGCGCCTACACCTATGCCCTGCTTTCGCACTACTACGGAATCGGGTTCTGGGTCGCGCTGCCAATTGCCGGCGCGATGGCTGCACTTTTCGGCTTCTTGCTGGGCTTTCCGGTGCTGCGTCTGCGCGGCGACTACTTGGCAATCGTCACGCTTGGCTTCGGCGAGATCATCCGTCTGTTGCTGCGCAATATGACCGACCTCACCGGTGGCCCCAACGGGATCAGCGGCATCGACAAACCGACGCTGTTCGGCCTGTCGTTCGACCGTCGAGCGGCAGAAGGGATGCAGACGTTTCACGAGTTTTTCGGACTGGAATACCAGTCCATCAACAAAGTGATCTTTCTCTACCTGATCGCCGTGCTGCTGGTGCTGCTGACGCTATTCGTGATCAACCGGCTGCTGCGCATGCCCATTGGCCGCGCCTGGGAAGCCTTGCGTGAAGATGAGATTGCCTGCCGCGCGCTGGGCATGAACCCCACCGTGATCAAGCTTTCCGCGTTCACCCTTGGCGCGACCTTCGCCGGTTTCGCGGGCAGCTTCTTTGCCGCGCGTCAGGGCCTGGTCTCGCCCGAGTCGTTCACCTTCATCGAATCGGCCATCATCCTTGCCATCGTCGTGCTCGGCGGCATGGGATCACAACTAGGCGTGATACTCGCCGCTATCGTGATGATCCTGCTGCCCGAACTGATGCGTGAGTTCAGCGAGTACCGCATGCTGATGTTCGGTGCCTTGATGGTACTGATGATGATTTGGCGTCCGCAGGGGCTGCTGCCCATGCAACGCCCGCACCTGGAGCTGAAGCGATGA